In the Meiothermus sp. QL-1 genome, one interval contains:
- a CDS encoding HD domain-containing phosphohydrolase, with translation MGTAGVGIALLITALLLVAHWGRERWSLVPWVMLAAALNLAALSTSLLLNLTALYAELTLALQLGLLALAILDGEQRWRNTLLGLLWINLLALGLYAWIDDNLPYPAPPASSVALHVGLHGLSLLAGAIAVRWLYPRWAARSRIGALLYSMALLLLVNIGLLWGLYPLGEEVLLGLALQAALSAPLLWGYLEWTRKNPPARPLERAYTTLLQTMEALVQHPDEALWSKLLQSAVRVVPGAQAGSLRLRQGHRFVFVAQEGFGEGILGLESSEEEAMAWHGNPEAWRQGQPRIANRAEIQRIQATHSGNGQLTRRLESASHPGRVRQIRSNLCLPIRLGGEVVAEINLDAFRDQAFTEHSVEVARQYALQVAVLLAARRQRAELEARIREFEVIEALSGALRGLKGTAAIAKRLVRETVRLMNSEHAALLLIEPDGQHMRCYAAAGFFLVGLDWRIPRGRGFSWAAVEARAPIWSHNAHEDPRAYGLFRQAKPACSEIAVPLINSRGEPLGALLSARNGVASYTERDVRLMQVIGNIAANTLERVRASESLEAEVAEKTALLELSFMLGHSDASLNQALEKIRRMAHADGVGLWVREGAAYRMRALSGQLGNGLERVLQEPVPAEHPLAQRVFAGEEVQAGDTQEHPLLKPYAEMGLRGLYLMKVVQEPELEAGLALFRLEPSPGWGPAEVRLLKGAVQMLGALLLRLERTRQLEAAYEGALRAIGLAIEARDRETAGHTDRVAAMAEALGRALGLGETALRDLRWGAYLHDVGKLAIPDAILLKPGRLTPEEFEAMKTHTQLGDDLVRHLPFVPEGARQVVRHHHERYDGRGYPDGLLGEQIPLPARIFAVCDVFDALCSKRPYKEAMMPLEAACELWRSALGGHLDPHLAEVFLKLQGLEEALRLPQAAD, from the coding sequence GTGGGAACGGCAGGGGTTGGCATCGCCCTACTCATCACCGCGCTGCTGCTGGTGGCCCACTGGGGCCGGGAGCGCTGGAGCCTAGTGCCCTGGGTCATGCTGGCCGCGGCCCTCAACCTTGCTGCGCTCAGCACCTCCTTGCTCCTCAACCTGACCGCGCTTTACGCCGAGCTCACCCTTGCCCTGCAGCTCGGCCTTCTAGCGCTGGCCATTCTGGACGGGGAGCAGCGCTGGCGCAACACCCTGCTGGGCCTTCTTTGGATCAACCTCTTGGCGCTGGGGCTTTACGCCTGGATCGACGATAACCTTCCCTACCCTGCCCCCCCAGCGAGCAGCGTGGCCCTCCACGTCGGGCTTCACGGGCTAAGCCTGCTTGCGGGGGCAATAGCAGTGCGCTGGCTCTATCCCCGCTGGGCGGCCCGGAGCCGGATTGGGGCCCTGCTCTACTCCATGGCCCTGCTGCTCCTCGTCAATATCGGTCTTCTTTGGGGGCTTTATCCCCTCGGGGAAGAGGTGCTGCTGGGGCTTGCCCTTCAGGCAGCCCTGAGCGCTCCGCTGCTTTGGGGGTACCTGGAGTGGACGCGGAAAAACCCTCCCGCGCGCCCCCTCGAGCGCGCCTACACCACCCTGCTTCAGACCATGGAGGCTTTGGTGCAGCACCCGGACGAGGCGCTCTGGTCCAAGCTGCTCCAGTCGGCGGTGCGGGTGGTGCCCGGGGCCCAGGCCGGAAGCCTCCGGCTGCGCCAGGGTCACCGCTTCGTCTTTGTAGCCCAGGAGGGCTTTGGCGAGGGCATCCTGGGCCTGGAGAGCAGCGAGGAAGAGGCCATGGCCTGGCACGGCAACCCCGAGGCCTGGCGGCAGGGCCAGCCCCGGATTGCCAACCGGGCTGAAATCCAGCGCATCCAGGCCACCCACTCCGGCAACGGGCAGCTCACCCGGCGGCTCGAATCGGCCAGCCACCCTGGGCGCGTCCGGCAGATTCGCTCCAACCTCTGCCTCCCCATCCGGCTTGGGGGTGAGGTGGTGGCCGAGATTAACCTGGACGCCTTCCGCGACCAGGCCTTCACCGAGCACTCGGTGGAGGTGGCCCGCCAGTACGCTTTGCAGGTGGCGGTGCTGCTGGCCGCACGGCGGCAGCGGGCCGAACTCGAGGCCCGCATCCGCGAGTTCGAGGTCATCGAGGCCCTGAGCGGGGCCCTGCGGGGCCTCAAGGGCACCGCGGCCATTGCCAAGCGGCTGGTGCGGGAGACCGTCCGCCTCATGAACTCCGAGCACGCTGCCTTGCTCTTGATTGAACCCGATGGCCAGCACATGCGCTGCTACGCGGCGGCGGGCTTCTTTCTGGTGGGCCTGGACTGGCGGATTCCCCGGGGGCGGGGCTTTAGCTGGGCCGCAGTGGAAGCCCGGGCCCCCATCTGGAGCCACAACGCCCATGAAGACCCCCGGGCCTATGGCCTGTTCCGCCAGGCCAAACCGGCCTGCTCGGAGATCGCGGTGCCCCTCATCAACTCCAGGGGCGAGCCTCTGGGGGCCCTGCTCTCGGCCCGCAACGGCGTGGCCTCCTACACCGAGCGGGATGTGCGCCTCATGCAGGTCATCGGCAACATCGCGGCCAACACCCTGGAGCGGGTGCGGGCCAGCGAGAGCCTGGAGGCCGAGGTGGCCGAAAAGACCGCCTTGCTCGAGCTCTCCTTCATGCTGGGCCACAGCGACGCCTCCTTGAACCAGGCCCTAGAGAAGATCCGCCGGATGGCCCACGCCGACGGGGTAGGGCTTTGGGTGCGGGAGGGAGCAGCCTACCGCATGCGGGCCCTGAGCGGGCAGCTGGGGAATGGGCTAGAGAGGGTCCTGCAAGAACCCGTGCCGGCCGAGCACCCCCTGGCCCAGCGGGTCTTCGCCGGGGAGGAGGTGCAGGCGGGGGACACCCAGGAGCACCCCCTGCTGAAGCCCTACGCCGAAATGGGCCTCAGGGGGCTCTACCTGATGAAGGTGGTGCAGGAGCCCGAGCTCGAGGCCGGGCTGGCCCTGTTCCGCCTCGAGCCCAGCCCAGGCTGGGGCCCCGCCGAGGTTCGCCTGCTCAAGGGAGCGGTCCAGATGCTGGGGGCCTTGCTTTTGCGGTTGGAGCGCACCCGGCAGCTCGAGGCCGCCTACGAGGGGGCTCTACGGGCCATCGGGCTGGCCATAGAGGCCCGCGACCGGGAGACCGCCGGCCACACCGACCGGGTGGCCGCCATGGCCGAGGCGCTGGGCCGGGCTTTGGGCCTCGGCGAGACCGCACTGCGAGACCTGCGCTGGGGGGCCTACCTGCACGACGTGGGCAAGCTGGCCATCCCCGATGCCATCCTGCTCAAACCGGGCCGGCTCACCCCCGAAGAGTTCGAGGCCATGAAAACCCACACCCAGCTTGGCGATGACCTGGTGCGCCACCTGCCCTTCGTGCCGGAAGGAGCCCGCCAGGTGGTGCGCCACCACCACGAGCGCTACGACGGGCGCGGCTACCCGGATGGCCTCCTTGGTGAACAGATTCCCCTCCCAGCCCGCATCTTCGCGGTTTGTGACGTCTTCGACGCCCTCTGCTCCAAACGCCCCTATAAGGAGGCCATGATGCCCCTGGAGGCCGCCTGCGAGCTCTGGCGCAGCGCGCTCGGGGGCCACCTGGACCCCCACCTGGCCGAGGTTTTCCTGAAGCTTCAGGGCCTGGAGGAAGCCCTGCGGCTGCCCCAGGCTGCCGACTAG